TGACCTTGCCCATGCCCCCGCTCCACCAGCGCCTGATGAGCTCGGGCGTGGTCCACGCCCGGTAGACAAGGTGCCTGGGCGCGGCGAACTCCCGCGTGATCAGGATCTGTGTGTCCGTCGGCAGGGTCACCACTGCCGTCCCGCTACTCGTCATCGTCATCTCCGGTCTCCGTCTCCTTGAGCTCTTCCAGCACGTCGTCCAGCCGGTCGAAACGCCGCGACCAGGTCCGTTCGTAGGTCCGCACCCAGTCGTAGATGGGTTCGAGCGGCCGGCCGTCGAGCCGGTACATCCGCTGCCGCCCCTCGTCCCGCACGTCCACCAGGCCCACCTCCCTCAGGACCCGGAGGTGCTTGGACACCAGCGGCTGCGCCAGGCCGAGCTCCGCGACGAGGTCGTTCACCGGCCGTTCCCCGCCGGCGAGGAGGTCAAGGATCCGTCGGCGCCTGGGCTCTGCCACGGCGTTGAACGCGTCCGCGGTCGTCGCTGCTCGTGCCATGACCACAACATATACCGATACAGGAATACGTCAAGGCGGACGAGGTCGATGACAATGGGTACTCGACCCCGTACGGTAAGTAGTCATGCGAGCGGTCCCGTACACCTCGGCAAGCCGAGGGTGGAAGGCGGCGAACGATGGCGGAATTGCCTGGGGTCGTCCGGCGGGCGAGCGTGGACGCCGCTGCCCTCACGCTGGTCGCGACGGCTCTGGTCGCGGCGCTGCCGGGCCATGCGCGGGCCGAGCAGGTCTGCGGAGCCTCCACGTCCAGCTGGGTGGATCAGGGTCCGCCCCTCC
This Streptosporangiales bacterium DNA region includes the following protein-coding sequences:
- a CDS encoding metalloregulator ArsR/SmtB family transcription factor, translating into MARAATTADAFNAVAEPRRRRILDLLAGGERPVNDLVAELGLAQPLVSKHLRVLREVGLVDVRDEGRQRMYRLDGRPLEPIYDWVRTYERTWSRRFDRLDDVLEELKETETGDDDDE